The following coding sequences are from one Lujinxingia vulgaris window:
- a CDS encoding HAD family hydrolase — MQEGGVGRGFLGSFAEPIARRLGEVIEGGAGEVAVFDFDNTCIVGDIGELFSHYLIEAMGYRYDLEAFWELVHPEEGRAELRGLSQGLLGVGAEVRGEDPRFESYLAEMGALYGRRLERLGKRACYEWAVRLHVGLTPGEMARFTAEAIEAELGRPLSDEVRRTARGEEVRIARGVRVIAEVRRLMEALSEAGVEVWVVSATNIWTVRVFAELLGVPAERVIGNRVELEGDRLSSRTSPPVLFREGKVEAIEQVIGRQPILAVGDADTDFEMLCHARHALVMDKGDALLRREGPSRGFMMQSRDALSLEAPEVALEMLRRRLGVDDDAKDEVGR; from the coding sequence ATGCAGGAGGGCGGTGTGGGGCGAGGATTTCTGGGGAGTTTTGCGGAGCCGATTGCCAGGCGGTTGGGGGAGGTGATTGAGGGTGGGGCGGGGGAGGTTGCGGTCTTCGATTTCGATAACACGTGCATTGTGGGGGATATCGGGGAGTTATTTTCGCATTATCTGATCGAGGCGATGGGGTATCGCTACGATCTGGAGGCGTTCTGGGAGCTGGTGCATCCGGAGGAGGGGCGAGCGGAGCTGCGGGGGTTGAGTCAGGGGTTGTTGGGGGTGGGGGCGGAGGTGCGGGGGGAGGATCCGCGCTTTGAAAGCTATCTGGCGGAGATGGGGGCGTTGTATGGGCGGCGGTTGGAGCGGTTGGGGAAGCGGGCGTGTTATGAGTGGGCGGTGCGGCTGCATGTGGGGCTGACGCCGGGGGAGATGGCGCGTTTTACGGCCGAGGCGATTGAGGCGGAACTCGGGCGGCCGCTGAGCGATGAGGTGCGGCGGACGGCGCGGGGCGAAGAGGTGCGGATCGCGCGCGGGGTGCGGGTGATCGCGGAGGTGCGGCGATTGATGGAGGCGCTGAGTGAGGCCGGGGTGGAGGTGTGGGTGGTCTCGGCGACGAACATCTGGACGGTGCGGGTGTTTGCAGAGCTGCTGGGGGTGCCGGCCGAGCGGGTGATCGGCAATCGGGTCGAACTTGAGGGGGATCGGCTGAGTTCGCGCACCTCGCCGCCGGTGCTGTTCAGGGAGGGGAAGGTCGAGGCGATTGAGCAGGTGATCGGCAGGCAGCCGATTCTGGCGGTGGGCGATGCGGATACGGACTTTGAGATGTTGTGCCATGCGCGGCATGCGCTGGTGATGGATAAGGGCGATGCGTTGTTGCGACGGGAGGGGCCCTCGCGCGGGTTTATGATGCAGTCGCGCGATGCGCTGAGCCTGGAGGCGCCGGAGGTGGCGTTGGAGATGTTGAGGCGGCGCCTGGGCGTGGACGATGATGCGAAGGATGAGGTCGGGCGGTGA
- the pruA gene encoding L-glutamate gamma-semialdehyde dehydrogenase has protein sequence MARVREKDVLELGREVFKRMKGQSPSVFRKDYWSGKMMDWSMKDEAFKVEMFRFVDVFPTLTDHVQVAEHLQEYFCRPEQDFPASFQWGLSKVKPDSRIAKMAAGQIEKQIVGMAERFIAGQSATEAIPTLEAMWKEGLCFTLDLLGESTVSEAEANDYFERYVEIIETLSQQAQSWPANPTLEQAKFGQVPRVNVSVKISSLYSQLDPIDPLGSIDAVKERLRPLFKLAKERGVFINLDLEQYRYKDLTYAVFKSLLEEPEFVGFEYAGIVAQAYLRDCEDDLKALAKWAKRRGTPVTVRLVKGAYWDYETIHAEQEGWPCPVFKKKWETDQSYERCTEVLLDNHKVLRAAIASHNVRSIAYAMAYADASRLDKSQIEFQMLYGMAEPMKAAVTSMGYRLRDYVPIGMMIPGMAYLVRRLLENTSNESWLRMSFVEGESMERLLAAPSSPDGSPAPGPEPEIESLNIKGFRNEPLRDFATARDRDRMAQAVEKVRGQFGRRFDVVVANRALPTTETLKSLNPANSSEVVGEVGSASLTDTEAALVAASRAQKSWAKTPVEERTRCVLEVARRMRERRDELAAWMVWEVGKTWREADADVCEAIDFCDYYAREMMALDTPERLGRLPGELNELQYIPRGVTAVIAPWNFPLAILTGMTMAAAVTGNAVIMKPAEQSSVIAAQLMGICQESGFPEGVIGFLPGRGEVVGQALVEDARVHTVAFTGSMEVGLKIVAQAAKMAPGQAHVKHVVCEMGGKNAVIVDADADLDEAVSAVVQSAFGFQGQKCSACSRVIVHQSCYDAFKERLVEAVKSVMLGPPSLPGTKIGPVVDAEAKAKIESYIEIGRQEGRVLVQREVPSGQGYYVGPTVIEGITPDHRLAQEEIFGPVLAMMRAESFDEALEMANSTRFALTGGVFSRSPSHIAQARREFEVGNLYINRGITGALVYRNPFGGFKLSGAGTKAGGPDYLLHFMTPRVVVENTMRRGFAPEID, from the coding sequence ATGGCTCGAGTACGCGAGAAGGATGTTCTTGAACTGGGTCGCGAAGTCTTTAAGCGCATGAAGGGCCAGTCGCCCTCGGTCTTCCGCAAGGATTACTGGAGCGGCAAGATGATGGACTGGTCGATGAAGGATGAGGCCTTCAAGGTGGAGATGTTCCGCTTTGTGGACGTCTTTCCCACACTCACCGACCACGTGCAGGTGGCCGAGCACCTTCAAGAATACTTCTGTCGGCCGGAGCAGGATTTCCCGGCGAGTTTTCAGTGGGGGCTCTCGAAGGTGAAGCCGGATAGCCGGATTGCGAAGATGGCTGCCGGACAGATCGAGAAGCAGATCGTGGGCATGGCCGAGCGTTTTATCGCCGGGCAGAGCGCCACCGAGGCGATCCCCACCCTGGAGGCGATGTGGAAGGAGGGGCTGTGCTTTACGCTCGACCTGCTCGGGGAGTCGACGGTCAGTGAGGCTGAGGCCAACGATTATTTTGAGCGATATGTGGAGATCATCGAGACGCTCAGCCAGCAGGCGCAGTCCTGGCCGGCCAACCCCACGCTGGAGCAGGCCAAGTTCGGGCAGGTGCCCCGGGTTAATGTCTCGGTGAAAATCTCGTCGCTCTACAGTCAGCTCGATCCCATCGATCCGCTGGGGAGCATCGACGCGGTCAAGGAGCGGCTGCGCCCGCTCTTTAAGCTGGCGAAGGAGCGCGGGGTCTTTATCAACCTGGATCTTGAGCAATACCGCTACAAAGATCTGACCTACGCCGTCTTTAAGAGCCTTCTGGAAGAGCCGGAGTTTGTGGGCTTTGAGTACGCCGGCATTGTGGCGCAGGCTTACCTTCGCGACTGTGAGGACGACTTAAAAGCGCTGGCCAAATGGGCCAAACGCCGCGGCACACCTGTGACGGTGCGGCTGGTGAAGGGGGCCTACTGGGACTACGAGACGATTCACGCCGAGCAGGAGGGTTGGCCCTGCCCGGTCTTCAAGAAAAAGTGGGAGACGGACCAGTCCTACGAGCGTTGCACCGAGGTGCTGCTGGACAACCACAAGGTGCTGCGCGCGGCGATTGCCTCGCACAACGTGCGCTCGATCGCCTACGCGATGGCCTACGCCGACGCGAGCCGGCTCGATAAGAGTCAGATCGAGTTTCAGATGCTCTACGGGATGGCCGAGCCGATGAAGGCGGCGGTGACCTCGATGGGTTACCGGCTGCGCGACTATGTGCCCATCGGCATGATGATCCCGGGGATGGCGTACCTTGTGCGGCGGCTTTTGGAGAACACCTCCAATGAGAGCTGGCTGCGGATGAGCTTTGTGGAGGGGGAGAGCATGGAGCGGCTGCTGGCCGCGCCTTCCTCACCCGATGGCAGCCCGGCGCCGGGGCCGGAGCCCGAGATTGAGAGCCTGAACATCAAGGGCTTTCGCAACGAGCCGCTGCGTGATTTTGCCACCGCCCGCGACCGCGATCGCATGGCGCAGGCAGTCGAGAAGGTGCGCGGGCAGTTTGGACGGCGCTTTGATGTGGTGGTGGCCAACCGCGCGCTGCCCACCACTGAGACGCTGAAGAGTCTCAACCCGGCCAACTCTTCGGAGGTGGTCGGGGAGGTGGGAAGCGCGAGCCTCACCGACACCGAGGCGGCGCTTGTGGCCGCGAGCCGCGCGCAGAAGAGCTGGGCGAAGACGCCGGTCGAGGAGCGCACGCGCTGCGTGCTGGAGGTGGCCCGGCGGATGCGTGAGCGTCGCGATGAGCTTGCGGCATGGATGGTCTGGGAGGTCGGAAAGACCTGGCGGGAGGCCGACGCCGATGTGTGTGAGGCGATTGATTTTTGCGACTATTACGCCCGCGAGATGATGGCGCTCGATACGCCCGAGCGCCTGGGCAGGTTGCCTGGCGAGCTCAACGAGCTGCAGTACATCCCGCGCGGGGTCACCGCGGTGATCGCGCCCTGGAACTTCCCGCTGGCGATCCTCACGGGCATGACGATGGCCGCCGCCGTCACCGGCAACGCCGTGATCATGAAGCCCGCCGAGCAGAGCTCGGTCATTGCCGCGCAGCTGATGGGCATCTGCCAGGAGTCGGGTTTTCCGGAGGGTGTGATTGGCTTTTTGCCGGGCCGCGGGGAGGTCGTGGGCCAGGCGCTGGTGGAAGATGCGCGGGTGCACACCGTGGCCTTCACCGGCAGCATGGAGGTGGGCCTGAAGATCGTGGCGCAGGCCGCGAAGATGGCCCCGGGTCAGGCGCATGTAAAACACGTGGTCTGTGAGATGGGCGGCAAAAACGCCGTGATCGTCGACGCCGACGCCGACCTCGATGAGGCGGTGAGCGCGGTGGTGCAGTCGGCCTTTGGCTTCCAGGGGCAGAAATGCTCGGCGTGCAGCCGGGTGATTGTGCATCAGTCCTGCTACGACGCCTTTAAGGAGCGTCTGGTCGAGGCGGTTAAGAGCGTGATGCTGGGGCCGCCTTCGCTGCCGGGCACGAAGATCGGGCCGGTGGTCGACGCCGAGGCCAAAGCGAAGATCGAGAGCTACATCGAGATCGGTCGTCAGGAGGGGCGCGTGCTGGTGCAACGCGAGGTGCCCTCAGGCCAGGGCTATTATGTGGGGCCGACGGTGATTGAGGGCATCACCCCCGATCATCGTCTGGCCCAGGAGGAGATTTTTGGGCCGGTGCTCGCCATGATGCGCGCTGAGAGCTTTGATGAGGCGCTTGAGATGGCCAACAGCACCCGTTTTGCGCTCACCGGCGGGGTGTTCAGCCGCAGCCCTTCGCATATCGCGCAGGCGCGGCGGGAGTTTGAGGTGGGCAACCTCTACATCAACCGCGGCATCACCGGCGCGCTTGTGTACCGAAACCCCTTTGGCGGCTTTAAGCTCTCGGGGGCGGGCACCAAGGCCGGCGGGCCGGACTACCTGCTGCACTTTATGACGCCGCGGGTGGTGGTGGAGAACACGATGCGCCGCGGGTTTGCGCCGGAGATTGACTGA
- a CDS encoding L-threonylcarbamoyladenylate synthase — protein MSEDAEGLVKVVRVSRETPERERLQEAGAALRAGELVAFPTETVYGLGANALDAAAIAKIYAAKGRPANNPLIVHVVDEAQARGLAARWPQAAAKLAAAFWPGPLTLVVERAEVVPETVSAGLGTVGLRVPAHPVARALLEVAGVPVAAPSANLYTQTSPTRAEHVVKSLGERVGWVIDGGATDVGVESTVVSLVGEVPVLLRPGMVSLEALRDVVGEVQLLEDMPEEEAPRMSPGLARKHYAPGVPLKVMSGEALEEAVAERRAKSADIKVGCVVYGALRVEGTVAVVMPRDAAGYAAGLYEALHRLDRLGLEAIWVEAPPVKEGWEAVHDRLGRAVS, from the coding sequence GTGAGTGAGGATGCGGAGGGTTTGGTGAAGGTCGTGCGTGTGTCGCGGGAGACGCCCGAGCGGGAGCGTTTGCAGGAGGCGGGGGCGGCGTTGCGGGCCGGGGAGCTTGTGGCCTTTCCGACGGAGACGGTTTACGGGCTGGGGGCGAACGCGCTGGATGCGGCGGCCATCGCGAAGATCTATGCGGCGAAGGGGCGGCCGGCGAATAACCCGCTGATCGTGCATGTGGTGGATGAGGCGCAGGCGCGGGGGCTTGCGGCCCGGTGGCCACAGGCGGCTGCGAAGCTTGCGGCGGCGTTCTGGCCGGGGCCGCTGACGCTGGTGGTGGAGCGGGCCGAGGTGGTGCCCGAGACGGTGAGCGCGGGGTTGGGGACGGTGGGGTTGAGGGTGCCGGCGCATCCGGTGGCCCGGGCGCTTCTGGAGGTTGCCGGCGTGCCGGTGGCCGCTCCCAGCGCCAACCTCTACACCCAGACTTCGCCGACGCGGGCGGAGCATGTGGTGAAAAGTCTGGGGGAGCGTGTGGGCTGGGTGATCGACGGCGGCGCGACCGACGTGGGGGTGGAGTCGACGGTGGTGAGCCTGGTGGGGGAGGTGCCGGTGCTCTTGCGGCCGGGGATGGTGAGCCTGGAGGCGTTGCGCGACGTGGTGGGGGAGGTGCAGCTTCTGGAAGATATGCCGGAGGAGGAGGCGCCGCGGATGTCTCCGGGGCTTGCGCGAAAGCATTATGCGCCAGGGGTGCCGCTGAAGGTGATGTCGGGTGAGGCTCTGGAAGAGGCGGTGGCGGAGCGCCGGGCGAAGAGCGCTGACATCAAAGTGGGGTGTGTGGTGTACGGCGCGCTGCGTGTTGAGGGGACGGTGGCGGTGGTGATGCCGCGCGATGCCGCCGGATATGCGGCGGGACTCTATGAGGCGCTCCACCGCCTGGATCGGCTCGGGTTGGAGGCGATCTGGGTGGAGGCCCCGCCGGTGAAGGAGGGCTGGGAGGCGGTGCACGACCGGCTGGGGCGCGCGGTGAGTTGA
- a CDS encoding DUF1844 domain-containing protein — translation MADHDDRNGKGSNSTSEPRVTPLGGNTGVHIASAQPDEALDIDFGGFIVSLGTSCMVNLGKYPNPETGKLELDLDAARQVIHILQMLAEKTRGNLEDDESQLLRTLIYDLKLAYVEVKG, via the coding sequence ATGGCCGACCACGATGATCGCAATGGCAAGGGCTCCAACTCCACGTCCGAGCCCCGCGTCACCCCGCTCGGGGGCAACACCGGCGTGCACATCGCCTCGGCTCAGCCCGACGAAGCCCTCGACATCGACTTTGGCGGCTTCATCGTCAGCCTGGGCACAAGCTGCATGGTCAACCTGGGCAAATACCCCAACCCCGAAACCGGCAAGCTGGAGCTCGACCTCGACGCCGCGCGTCAGGTCATCCACATCCTCCAGATGCTCGCCGAAAAGACCCGCGGCAACCTCGAAGATGACGAGTCGCAACTGCTGCGCACGCTTATCTACGACCTGAAGCTGGCCTACGTTGAGGTCAAAGGGTGA
- a CDS encoding undecaprenyl-diphosphate phosphatase translates to MGFIEAILLAILQGATEFVPVSSSGHLLLGETFLGVEEPQLLFSVTLHLGTLLAVMLFYRQQIMTSITDVFAAAADGLHERSLGAFRQHVGARLAVLLVLATIPTAIVGLGIDKVLEPAEGAEVIPAEYMPHTICISLIITGFILFSMRFYKDETRRERGGAWTLWNITPMVAVLIGLSQGLAALPGFSRSGLTIAAALWLGAQREESAHFSFLLSIPAVLGALILKFDPALFSGVDGGRTALVYGVSAAVAGVVGYATIIWLVNLLKQAQFHHFAWYCWVVGAGGLGALLMMG, encoded by the coding sequence ATGGGCTTCATCGAAGCGATCTTGTTGGCGATATTGCAGGGGGCCACGGAGTTTGTGCCCGTGAGCTCCTCGGGGCACTTACTGCTCGGGGAGACCTTTCTGGGGGTGGAGGAGCCGCAGCTGCTCTTCTCGGTGACCCTGCACCTGGGCACGCTGCTGGCGGTGATGTTGTTTTACCGCCAGCAGATCATGACCTCGATCACCGACGTGTTTGCCGCGGCGGCCGACGGGCTGCACGAGCGATCGCTGGGGGCGTTTCGCCAGCATGTGGGCGCGCGCCTGGCGGTGCTGCTGGTGCTGGCGACGATCCCCACCGCGATCGTGGGCTTGGGCATCGACAAGGTGCTGGAGCCGGCCGAGGGCGCCGAGGTGATCCCGGCCGAGTACATGCCGCATACGATCTGCATCTCGCTGATCATCACCGGGTTCATCCTCTTCTCGATGCGTTTTTATAAGGATGAGACGCGCAGGGAGCGGGGCGGGGCCTGGACCCTGTGGAACATCACGCCGATGGTGGCGGTGCTCATCGGGCTCTCGCAGGGGCTGGCCGCGCTGCCGGGCTTTTCGCGCAGCGGGCTTACGATTGCGGCGGCCTTATGGCTGGGCGCGCAGCGGGAGGAGTCGGCGCATTTTTCATTTTTGCTGTCGATTCCGGCGGTGTTGGGGGCGCTGATTTTGAAGTTCGACCCGGCACTTTTTTCCGGGGTTGATGGCGGTCGCACCGCGCTTGTGTACGGGGTGAGCGCGGCGGTGGCCGGGGTGGTGGGTTACGCGACCATCATCTGGCTTGTGAACCTGTTGAAGCAGGCGCAGTTTCATCATTTTGCCTGGTACTGCTGGGTGGTGGGGGCCGGCGGGCTGGGAGCGCTTTTGATGATGGGGTAG
- a CDS encoding RCC1 domain-containing protein, protein MLSVPHYLLTRWFSLPALGALTLLLGACDANSQACESSVDCYVGESCVLGTCVLDEEPDLDAGPDTPDEDADDTDTPDEDAGDTDQSDADTDTETDTDTDVIDEPPHPIAISAAMNFSCTILSDRTVWCWGDNSAGFITGADDEALTPRKIDGFDGAVEIATANARICVRTEEGAVLCRGDGALGSGAALVTKIDEGATQLNAGGYHMCATVGADAALYCWGDNGFEQIGGNNDDPTIVPAPIAGASNINLFAGGDFHTCMATTSDEVRCLGHNIDLQLGVEGGQSGELITHPFFSASTNPVFELVAGGSHNCVLSESAEVWCWGDNSFGQLATELTSLETSAQPVMIDLSDALSDLAAGFERTCGIGTGGKVFCWGRDEYDQLQHVHEIPDLEGVDELAIGQRHTCALTRDHAIFCWGKNHLGQLGNGSLTDLEVPLDPVEAPWAQ, encoded by the coding sequence ATGTTGTCTGTCCCTCACTATCTCCTCACCCGCTGGTTTTCGCTCCCTGCGCTCGGCGCACTCACACTGCTCCTGGGCGCCTGTGACGCCAACAGCCAGGCATGCGAGTCCTCCGTCGACTGCTACGTCGGCGAGAGCTGCGTGCTGGGCACCTGCGTCCTCGACGAAGAACCCGATCTGGACGCCGGCCCCGACACCCCGGATGAAGATGCCGACGACACAGACACTCCCGACGAAGACGCCGGTGACACTGACCAGAGCGACGCAGACACCGACACTGAGACGGACACGGACACCGACGTCATCGATGAACCGCCCCACCCCATCGCCATCTCCGCGGCGATGAACTTCAGCTGCACGATTTTGAGCGACCGCACTGTCTGGTGCTGGGGCGACAACAGCGCAGGCTTTATCACCGGCGCCGATGACGAGGCCCTCACCCCCCGCAAGATCGACGGCTTCGACGGCGCGGTGGAAATTGCCACCGCCAACGCACGCATCTGCGTGCGCACCGAGGAGGGCGCCGTCCTCTGCCGCGGTGACGGTGCGCTGGGCTCCGGAGCCGCCCTGGTGACGAAGATCGACGAAGGTGCCACACAGTTAAACGCGGGCGGCTACCATATGTGCGCCACCGTGGGAGCCGACGCCGCGCTTTACTGCTGGGGCGACAACGGCTTCGAGCAAATCGGCGGAAACAACGACGACCCCACCATTGTCCCCGCTCCGATTGCCGGGGCCAGCAATATCAACCTCTTCGCCGGCGGTGACTTCCACACCTGCATGGCAACGACCTCCGACGAGGTCCGCTGCCTTGGCCACAACATCGATCTCCAGCTCGGCGTCGAAGGTGGCCAGAGCGGCGAACTCATCACTCACCCCTTCTTCTCCGCCTCAACCAACCCCGTCTTCGAACTCGTCGCCGGCGGCAGCCACAACTGCGTGCTCAGCGAAAGCGCCGAGGTCTGGTGCTGGGGCGACAACTCCTTCGGCCAACTCGCCACCGAGCTGACATCCCTCGAAACATCCGCCCAACCCGTGATGATTGACCTCTCCGACGCACTCAGCGATCTGGCCGCCGGATTCGAGCGCACCTGCGGCATCGGCACCGGCGGAAAGGTCTTCTGCTGGGGTCGCGACGAGTACGACCAGCTCCAACACGTCCACGAGATCCCCGATCTTGAGGGCGTCGACGAGCTGGCCATCGGCCAGCGCCACACCTGCGCGCTCACGCGTGACCACGCCATCTTCTGCTGGGGCAAAAACCATCTGGGCCAGCTCGGCAACGGCTCCCTCACCGACCTCGAAGTCCCGCTGGACCCGGTTGAGGCCCCCTGGGCGCAGTGA
- a CDS encoding MBL fold metallo-hydrolase — MVQDSSITPKGLRFISLKGAGGREPNVHLVGRGEGGKLLLDCGRVGRPGKSSEAVALLEAKGEVPGAVWVSHVHADHVGALDELVARWPKMDVWMTRQSRDLLPFALMSQGVARERAEAIALKVKIAPWRVAVEVMPGVRLTALGAGHMPGAAMALVAFEGSEDDRAPGGRDVARVLYTGDFCAHDQVWVGGAELPRMGAGELDLLVMEATLANEAKLDAVEYGEEVQRIKALLSERGGAVLAGASALGEGAELAMILGEICQGRSPGLMVDAYMRPVLEAMRREAAGEGPLAVGVQQNLELLKGLRYGSRRELRAHLEAGGVALAVGDQFQKNTTAGALLALLREDPTATLLVSNRAHRSSPAGKLLARARQESAGSSAASGTSVKGGASATGGTSATGGTSAKGGARVLHALLPTHALRWQLLAVAGQLQPSQIALIHARDGARFALKRALQKEGFEGAIHVAASGEWLDL, encoded by the coding sequence ATGGTTCAAGACTCAAGCATAACGCCGAAGGGGCTGCGCTTCATTTCGCTTAAGGGGGCGGGGGGGCGAGAGCCGAATGTGCATCTGGTGGGGCGTGGGGAGGGGGGCAAGCTCTTGCTGGACTGCGGGCGTGTGGGGCGTCCGGGCAAGAGCAGTGAGGCGGTGGCCTTGCTGGAGGCGAAGGGGGAGGTGCCCGGGGCGGTGTGGGTCAGCCATGTGCACGCCGATCATGTGGGCGCGCTCGATGAACTTGTGGCGCGCTGGCCGAAGATGGACGTGTGGATGACCCGCCAGTCGCGCGATCTTCTGCCCTTCGCGCTGATGAGCCAGGGGGTGGCGCGGGAGCGGGCCGAGGCGATCGCGTTGAAGGTGAAGATCGCTCCCTGGCGGGTGGCTGTGGAGGTGATGCCCGGGGTGCGGCTCACGGCGCTGGGGGCCGGGCATATGCCGGGGGCGGCGATGGCGCTGGTGGCGTTTGAGGGAAGTGAGGATGATCGTGCGCCGGGCGGGAGAGATGTGGCGCGGGTGCTCTACACCGGGGATTTCTGCGCGCACGATCAGGTGTGGGTGGGGGGCGCGGAGTTGCCGCGGATGGGGGCGGGTGAGCTCGACCTGCTGGTGATGGAGGCGACGCTGGCCAATGAGGCGAAGCTCGATGCGGTGGAGTATGGCGAGGAGGTGCAGCGCATCAAAGCGTTGCTCTCGGAGCGCGGCGGTGCGGTGCTGGCGGGGGCGTCGGCGCTGGGGGAGGGGGCGGAGCTCGCCATGATTCTGGGGGAGATCTGCCAGGGGCGCTCACCGGGGCTGATGGTCGACGCGTATATGCGGCCGGTGCTTGAGGCGATGCGGCGCGAGGCAGCAGGAGAGGGGCCACTTGCGGTGGGTGTGCAGCAGAATCTGGAACTTCTCAAAGGGCTTCGTTACGGCTCGCGGCGCGAACTTCGCGCCCATCTGGAGGCCGGCGGGGTGGCGCTTGCGGTGGGCGATCAGTTTCAGAAAAACACCACCGCCGGCGCCCTGCTGGCACTTCTGCGCGAGGACCCCACCGCCACGCTGCTGGTGAGTAATCGCGCCCACCGCTCCAGCCCTGCTGGAAAACTTCTGGCGCGCGCCCGTCAGGAGAGCGCTGGATCTTCGGCCGCTTCCGGCACGTCGGTAAAAGGCGGCGCGTCGGCAACAGGTGGCACCTCGGCAACAGGTGGCACCTCGGCAAAGGGCGGCGCCCGGGTGCTGCACGCCTTACTCCCGACCCATGCGCTGCGCTGGCAGCTTTTGGCCGTCGCAGGCCAGCTTCAGCCCTCGCAGATCGCGCTGATTCACGCCCGCGACGGGGCGCGGTTTGCGCTCAAGCGCGCCCTGCAGAAAGAGGGCTTTGAGGGAGCGATTCACGTGGCGGCCTCGGGGGAGTGGCTGGATCTGTAA
- a CDS encoding tetratricopeptide repeat protein: MTSGGRLNIDLKRGAIPLSLFILAVLHYGLGAPLWVLALFSLWIPIAYILIPWYARRRWEEFDRTFTQHFQRGKHRELLQAYRKEWFLRRFGPQADMLSKLGLIYSALEKYREAEHALEQALDAMGSPGPQQLYFNLANVKFELGKFDDAMQIYLSLRGNSPYQRAARTQMALIDLQKGARVEQARSFLESERPRASAPMRERIDRALARH, from the coding sequence ATGACCTCGGGTGGTCGTCTTAACATCGATCTGAAGCGCGGCGCGATCCCGCTCTCCCTCTTCATCCTGGCCGTGCTCCACTACGGCCTGGGCGCCCCGCTCTGGGTGCTGGCCCTCTTCTCGTTGTGGATTCCCATCGCCTACATCCTGATCCCCTGGTACGCCCGCCGCCGCTGGGAGGAGTTCGACCGCACCTTCACCCAACATTTCCAGCGCGGCAAGCACCGCGAACTCCTGCAGGCCTACCGCAAAGAGTGGTTCCTGCGCCGCTTCGGCCCCCAGGCCGACATGCTCAGCAAGCTCGGGCTGATCTACAGCGCCCTTGAAAAATACCGCGAAGCCGAACACGCCTTAGAACAGGCCCTCGACGCGATGGGCTCCCCCGGCCCGCAGCAACTCTACTTCAACCTGGCCAACGTCAAGTTCGAGCTGGGCAAGTTCGACGACGCCATGCAGATCTACCTCTCGCTGCGCGGAAACTCCCCCTACCAGCGCGCCGCCCGCACCCAGATGGCGCTCATCGATCTTCAAAAAGGCGCCCGCGTCGAGCAGGCCCGCTCCTTTCTGGAGAGCGAGCGCCCCCGCGCCTCCGCCCCGATGCGCGAGCGCATCGACCGCGCCCTGGCCCGCCATTAA
- a CDS encoding S1C family serine protease encodes MISAGDHRRRRAHLALVSLAALLLSACQPSPDTPSSPDPGEAAPTADVAASPAAMPPDFSTLVGNARPAVVNIYTRTTAPRPRSPLLPPGMAPPEREQQSLGSGFIFDSQGLVLTNEHVVRDATQIAVRLLDERVFEADVVGTDPQTDVAVLRLRNADNLPTLTLADSDALLVGQWVIAIGNPLGLTSTVTAGITSATGRQVIPPGGQLRYQDFIQTDASINPGNSGGPLLNVHGQVVGICTAVVAQGQGLGFAIPVNMVKTILPALIEEGRVSRAWLGAYVSEVPDALRSELDLGPGGALITRVIAGSPGQLAGLQPGDIVMRIATEDVTNANQLSWVASNLRVGQPVPVNIQRGSEALELTLTPAPQPD; translated from the coding sequence GTGATCAGCGCGGGGGACCATCGACGCCGGCGCGCACACCTCGCGCTGGTTTCCCTGGCCGCGCTCCTTTTGAGCGCCTGCCAGCCCTCCCCCGACACCCCCTCCTCGCCAGATCCCGGCGAGGCCGCGCCCACGGCAGACGTCGCCGCCTCGCCGGCGGCGATGCCCCCCGACTTCTCCACCCTCGTGGGCAACGCGCGCCCGGCAGTCGTCAACATCTACACCCGCACCACCGCCCCGCGGCCGCGCTCCCCGCTGCTGCCCCCCGGCATGGCGCCGCCGGAGCGCGAGCAGCAGAGCCTGGGCTCGGGCTTTATCTTCGACAGCCAGGGGCTCGTCCTCACCAACGAACACGTCGTGCGCGACGCGACGCAAATCGCGGTGCGCCTGCTCGACGAGCGCGTCTTTGAGGCCGACGTCGTCGGCACCGATCCTCAAACCGACGTCGCCGTGCTGCGACTTCGCAACGCCGACAACCTCCCCACCCTCACACTCGCCGACTCCGACGCGCTGCTCGTCGGCCAGTGGGTCATCGCCATCGGCAACCCCCTCGGCCTGACCAGCACCGTGACCGCCGGCATCACCAGCGCCACCGGCCGCCAGGTCATCCCCCCCGGCGGCCAGCTCCGCTACCAGGACTTCATTCAGACCGACGCGTCGATCAACCCGGGCAACTCCGGCGGCCCGCTGCTCAACGTGCACGGCCAGGTCGTGGGCATCTGCACCGCCGTCGTTGCCCAGGGCCAGGGGCTGGGCTTTGCCATCCCCGTCAACATGGTTAAGACCATCCTGCCCGCGCTCATCGAAGAGGGCCGCGTCTCGCGGGCCTGGCTCGGCGCCTACGTCAGCGAAGTCCCCGACGCGCTGCGCTCCGAGCTCGACCTGGGCCCCGGCGGTGCGCTGATCACCCGCGTCATCGCGGGCAGCCCCGGCCAACTCGCCGGACTGCAACCCGGCGACATCGTCATGCGCATCGCCACAGAAGACGTCACCAACGCCAACCAGCTCTCCTGGGTCGCCTCCAATTTGCGCGTCGGTCAGCCCGTGCCCGTCAACATCCAGCGCGGCAGTGAGGCCCTGGAGCTCACCCTCACGCCCGCCCCCCAACCCGACTAG